Part of the Limisphaerales bacterium genome, ATGGGCATCGGTGAATTCGATGCGTTCGCCCTCGGGCACGCGGAAGCGCCAGTTTTGGTTGGTTGATGGATGAGGGATGAGGGTTGAGGGATTGGAACGGCAGGTGCCGGGGTAGATGGGTTCTCCATCTTCGCTGTGTGGGGCGGTGGTGGCTTCGCGGATGTCTTTGCGTGAACAGGCGCACGGGAAAAGATGGCCGTTGGCGCGGAGTTTTTCAAAGGCGGCACGGTATTCGGGCATCCGTTCGGATTGGTTGACCGGTTCACCTTCCCATTCGAGGCCGAGCCAACGGAGGTCTTCCAAAGTGGTGGCGCGGAATTTCGGTTTGCAGCGCGCGGGGTCGAGGTCTTCGTTACGATAGAGCAGGGTGCCGTTGTGTTGGCGCGCGCGTTCTTGCGCCATCCAAAACGTGCGCGCGTGGCCGAGGTGCAGGTAGCCGGTGGGCGTGGGGGCGAGGCGTCCGCGATAGCTCATGAATCCAAAAACCGTTCGGTGATACCGCCGTAGGCATCGATGCGGCGGTCGCGTAGGAAAGGCCAGTG contains:
- the gluQRS gene encoding tRNA glutamyl-Q(34) synthetase GluQRS, with protein sequence MSYRGRLAPTPTGYLHLGHARTFWMAQERARQHNGTLLYRNEDLDPARCKPKFRATTLEDLRWLGLEWEGEPVNQSERMPEYRAAFEKLRANGHLFPCACSRKDIREATTAPHSEDGEPIYPGTCRSNPSTLIPHPSTNQNWRFRVPEGERIEFTDAHFGPQSFVSGKDFGDFPVWQKNDLPAYQLAVVVDDAAMEITEVVRGADLLLSTARQLLLYRALGLTPPTFYHCELMCDEKGERLAKRNDALSLKELRASGNTPEALRAHWE